In Sorex araneus isolate mSorAra2 chromosome 11, mSorAra2.pri, whole genome shotgun sequence, the sequence ctctgccgtgcgggcaagatactctcggtagcttgcccggctctccgagaggggtggaggaaattgaacacgggtcggcgtcgtgaaaggcgaatgcccaaccactgtgctatcgctccagccaaacagagaaaaaaaaaagccttgtgACTAGAGGACTAtatagggaaggcacttgccttgcatgcagcctatctgagttcaaccccaggtccccctgatccccaccaggagcgatccccgaacacagaggcaagacctgagcactgctgggtatagcctgaCAACAAATAACTTCCTTGGTTAGTTGGTGTTATCAGGAGAAAATGCTGATGGGTGGATGAAGCAGATAAATGTTCATTGTGCCCCTGTAGTGTGCAATGGCAAGCTAAACAAGCACTTAGAAGGAAGAAAAGTTCATTTAAATAGGGAggggttaaaattttttttaaaaaggcctcCCAGGAGCCAGGAAGGACTTCCAGGCTAGGAGGAACCTTCCAGAAAAAGTCTGACCTCTGCCCCAGCTTCAGAGTCTGTCCATCAGAAAGCGTCACCACCCCTACATGTCCCAAGGAGCCTCTACATCCCAGAGGAGCCAGGCCTCTGTCACGTTAGgccccaggggcagggctggaacTAGACAGCTACTGGGCGTGGCTTGCAGAATCTTTGCTGACCAGACGCTTCCAGCTTTCTCGGTCTGCAGGGTGGATGGCcagctccccatccctccccggATGCTCACCCCAGAGGCATTTCTGGCCCTGTGACCCCTACAAAGGACTCCTGGACTCATTCTTTTTCCAGGAGGCCACGCCAGCCTGCCTGCTTCTGCCAAGAGTTCTCTGTGCTCTGAGGCTGCCCTCGGCTCAGAGCCCTGAtgctccaggtgtggccaaggaAGGGGCTTTGCGCTGCCCTTAAGCACTGGGGTCCTGTTCTTCCATGGGCTTCCAGGAGGGCGGGCAAGACCACAGTGCCCACTCCGCTTCAGACTGAGGTGACAGCAGTAGCAGCTCCAGATCTCCACAAAGGGCCTGCAGTATCCCCTTTCGCACACAAACTTGACTAATTAGTTTTGCTtacttttggatttgggggccatacctggcagtgctcacagagccacatatggtgccagggattgagccaaaGTCAGTGGCACGTGAGGCAGGTGCCCTGACCCTCTGTGCTGTCTTCCTGGCCTCTCTTTTATGGGTATTTAAATGAATCTAGGAAGAAGGtgctgagttcatttttttaatgttgccCCTGCCTTCCCATGGTGGTTGTTGCTGTGATAACTTGGGTGTGTGTCGTGGGGGGGTCCCATCCACAATCTTGAGCTCCTCTGGGAGCCCCACTTCAGGCTTGTGGtacttgttcatttgtttttttttttttttttgctttttgggtcacacccagcgatgctcaggggttactcctggctttgcactcaggaattactcctggcagtgcttgggggaccatatgggatgccggggatcgaacccgggtcggccgcgtgcaaggcaaacgccctacccgctgtgctatcgctccggccccaggtacTTGTTCATTTGGTTGTGCTCCTGGAGCCATGTTCCTGAGGTTTCAGAGTTTGTGCATGTGCTCAACAGGGGTCACACTTTTGCCAAAgagggggcctcccaagcagtgtccaGGGTCTCCAGGCATCAGTCACAGGACTTCTCAGCCAACCTGTCCGACTTGTTCAGTCCttagggcccaaggatgcagagCTGCTCAGCCCTGTGctactggggaccaccagggctgctCCAGTAGGGTGGCGCTGGGGGATTGGAGGTGTGGGGGGCTTGTCGTGCTTGGGTTCAAACTTAGGTCTCAGATGCAGAGATAGTTCGACAGGAGCACtggagcacgtgctctgcatgcaggagacccgggtttggttcacagccccacatggtccccccaaacctTCCAGCAGTGAAAGGTGAGCCCCCAGGCACTTagatgtactcttttttttttttaagatctcttttatttttttatttatttttttttcaggtcacacccggtgatgcacagaggttactcctggctcatgcactcaggaattacccctggcagtgctcaggggatcatatgggatgctgggaattgaacccgggtcggccgcatgcaaggcaaacgccctacccgctgtgctattgctccagtccctgagatGTACTCTTTAGTTGTACCTGTATATACTCGGGTCTTAGCTCTTCTGGTGTGTAtgtagaggggggagggggtgtcctggCAACAGTGCTTGTAATGTCTTTTTAGTTtccatgtaaacacacacacacacacacacacacacacacacacacacacacacctgatcaGCACAGCAGATAACAGCCAAGTTGCCAGGCGCACACTGCATGCATGCGGGCAgccctgggaatcaaactcacagCCCCGTGCTTGCAGAGTAAGCACTTTCACCATGGAACTATCGCTGGCCCCTTAAGGAATTTGGCATGTCCATAACTCATCCTTTAAAGCTTACTTGCaacatatatgtgaaaatatttccaCTGCCATGAggccggagcggtagtacagcaggtaaagcacttgccttgcatggggccagcccgggttcaatccctggcaccgcaaatCAGCCCccgagtccaccaagagtgatccctgagtcaggtgtaagccctgaacaactagcagttgtggcccaaaaactaaaaaaaaaaaagtaaagaaaagaaaggaagggaaggaggaaggaagagagaaagggaggaaggaagaaaagaatgggggagggagggaagaagggagggaaggagacaaggagggagggagggaaggaaagaggaaagaaaagggaaagagagaggaaagaagaaagaaagaaagaaagaaagaaagaaagaaagaaagaaagaaagaaagaaagaaagaaagaaagaaagaaagaaagaaagaaagaaagaaagaaagaaagaaagaaagaaagaaagaaagaaagaaagaaagaggtagggatagaaagaaaaacagatattTCCTTTGAATGAAGATGAATGTGCATGTCAATGTGAAAAATACTAATGAGCTGCCAAACAGGACAGACTATCTGGCTGTGCACAAAAGTTTAGTGCACAAAAGATAAGCCCTGCAAGGCGGCTTcgtaaggggctggagggagcaggaTGCACTCAGGGCAAGTGGGGCGCCCAGCACTACAGACAGATGCTGGGGGGCTGAGGGTCAGTGGTTTAACTGTCTGTCAGGCTAAATGCCACCAAGTACATTTACCTTTCTGTCACAAAGGGTCTGTAAGTTGGGGCTTGATCACTGTGGGTGTCAGTGGCCCATTTGCCTGTCCCCCACCTGGTTCCAAAGGTGGCCTAGGCTCTTGGCCCCGCTGCCAAGTATCCAAAGGACCCCGTCTAGAGGCCAGCATTCTggggagaagacagagagaagactTCAGGAAGGGCTGGGGGGGGACTTGTGGCTGGTGTGTGGGGTCTGTGACGCTCGATGCACGAATTGCACATGCTGGGGTCTGTGGCAGGCAGATGCCGGGATAGGAGGGCCCTGTCCCTGCAGGTAGAAGGGGACTGTGCTGCAGCAGCCCAGAGGCCCTCCCGATGCCTTTTTCTCCCAGGAGAGTGAAGCCACCGCTCTCCTCCAGCCCCCGCTCCCAGGCGGAGAATGGCATGTACTGTTCCCTTTTTGGAACTAGGAAGGCTGAAAGCAGGATTGGCTGgcttcatttgttttccattagacctttttttattaagaatataCATAAATCAAAACTTAACatttcagagctggagcaatagcacaacaggtaaggcacttgcctggcacgttgCTGACCCGGTTGCATCCCCTGCACCCCGTAGGATCCCCCAAGCTACTTAGGAGTGATcatcgagcacagagccaagaataggccctgagcaccactgggtgtgccccccctaaaaaaaaaagaggggggggaaACAACttagggggaccagagagatagtagagtgaatAGGGTACTAGCATTGCCtgctaggtttgatctctggcatcccatatggtccctagcaccacccGGAATAATTCCTGTAAACCCTgtgcacaactgggtgtggcccaaaacccaaaaacaaatacagtaacatcACATGATTGTGTCATCATTTCCACTATTttcagaactttttctttttttctttttctttttttttttttttttttttgctttttgggtcatacccggcgatgcacaggggttactcctggctttgcactcaggaattactcctggttggtgctcaggggaccatataggatgctgggattcgaacccgggtcagccgagtgcaaggcaaacaccctacccgctgtgctatcgctctagcccctaaaagtgtttttaattgattgaggttctatgatttacaatactgttcatggggctggagcgatagcacagcgggtagggagtctgccaggactaattcctgagtgcagagccaggagtgacccctgtgtatcgccaggtgtgacccaaaaagcaaaaaataaaaataaaaagatggggTACAATACTGTTCATATAGTTTTTCATCATATAATTCCAACAACACattcatcaccagtgtacccaactCCTTCCCCCAAGGATCCCAACACTCctacctttttgtgtgtgtgtgactttttttgatcacacccagcaatgttcagggcttactcctgtctctgcactcaggaattactcctggcagtgcttgagatgttgggttaaacccaggtcagccacgtgcaaggcaaatgccctaaccattgtatTATTCCTCAGGCCCTATTCCTGCCTTTcaacccctcctccccaccaattTCATTTGTGTCGATCAATTCTCCTGTTGTGTTGCCATtgaccctttgttgctaccttgctgcaTATCTCTTAAGTCCCAGAGAGATCGTTCTATATCTGCTCCTTTCTTTCAAATTTAATTCAGCATGATATaccctagttccatccatgtcatgAGAAATGGTATGAGTTTTTCTTTAGGGCTTTCtgtattgttgttactatttgggGATCATACCTAGTGGTGTGTAGGGGTTttccctgcctctgcactcagaaatcactcctagtgggacttgaatgaccatatgggatgcaggggattcaACCTGGTCAGCCACTgctaaggcaagtaccctactggctgtgctatcattccagcccaatgtgattctttcttagagctgcatagtattccattatgtgtctgtaccacagtttcttgatccattcatccacacttgggcatttgggttgtttctataccTTGCTATTGTACTAGTGCAGCAATGagcataggtatgcatatattctTTATAATTAATCTGTTTGTGTTTGGAGGAATATCACTGGATTATATGGGGGTTCTATTCCTAGTTTTTGGTAGAGATCTTTATATTGctttttcccaaagggctgaaccaggtgacattcccaccagcagtgcatgaGGTGACACTGGGGACTAAACCcatggcctcatgcttgcaaggcaggctcccCCCTCACTACAAAGTTCCGCATTAGCAGTGAGCAAGAGTTCcagtttctccacatcctcaACAATATTGTTACTATTAGTTTTATTCTTCTTATTTATCATCTTATATGTATTATTATTCTCCTATCATtgttctattattttcatttattatttccctgttgttatcatcatcaccattttttaggggccagggatcaaactcatggccttaTACAATGGAGGCACATTCTCTGACCCTATTTGCTGGGTTTCAATAATAGCCACCCTGATGGATATGAAATGATttgctttaggggctggaacaatagcacagcaggtagggcatttgccttgcacttggccaacctgggtttgattcccagcatcccatatggtcccccgagcaccgccaggagtaattcctgagtgaagagccaggagtaacccctgagcatcactgggtgtgacccaaaaagaaaaaaaaagaaaaagaaatgatttgcTTTAGACTCGCATTTATTTCTCCATCACAAAGCACACTGTGCTTACTGACCATTTGTGTCTCCTTGGACACAAGGTCCTTGGTCTGTTCAAGTCCTTGGCCCATTTTTTTCCCGGGAGGGCACGAACATCCGGTGGTATTCATGGCTTATCCTGACTGTGCACAGAAATCACTTCTAGCAAGAAAACACTTCTAGAAATCACTGACAGAGCACAGAAATCACTTCTAGCGAGGCTGGGGgcataccaaggattgaacttgggtcagcctcatgtaaaaCATGTGCCTTTCCCTCCATATTATCTCTCCCGcccaagttttttattttaatgaaattaaatgtttatttatttatttattttctttgggcatcacatctggcaatgctcagggcttactcttgtctctgcactcaggaattactcctggtggtgcttgggggaccacatgggatgtcggggatcgaacctgggtcggctgcatgccaggcaaatgccctatcactgtactatcactctggccccttgaatgtgtttggttttctttggttGCCTGTGCTTTGCATCGCAGCTAAGATTCTGTCACCTTTGGGGGCAAGGCAGGGAGCAGGGGTATGGGCCAGCCCCTCGTGTGCTCTCTGCCTGTGTCCACGCTGCTGATGCTACATGCAAGGCCGTGTTTGTTCCCCCTACCCACAGCCTCATCCTGCCCACCACCTTCCACTCTGTCCACCCAGGTCCCTCCTCCTCAACATTCAAGACGCTGGGGTTCAGAGCCCTGGGTTGGCCTTGACAGGTCTCCCCTCTGTGCCCCTCTGCCAGCTTGCTCCCCCTCTTTTCCCACTCAGTGAACCCAGAGACCTGTCTGCTGACTGGTGTTCCAGTGAGTGACCTTGAGTGACCATCAGCCCAGCCTcagtggcgggggggagggagggtcctgGCCAGGCACTCCCCATACTCCTTTTTCACcgttttccccattttttgagcaAGCCTCCAGCCTGAAAGCAGGACCCCTGCCCTGAACTTGAAGGTTGCCATGCTGCACTGTCCAGGGGGCTGGGGCCTGGCCTGTCTGGCTGGTGCCCACGTGCCCTGCCCACAGCGCTGCCCTGACTGCTGGATTGAGGCCCTCACCCACGATGCAGCGGGTGAACGTGACTTCCTGGCGGAGGGCCCCAGCGCTCTGACCGTCCCCGAGCAGAGCGACTGTAGGTCTGTGTGTTATGGTGCCCCTACTGCCCACCTCCCATCTGGGCTCCCCTGCGCAGAGGACGAAGCTCAAGCAAGCAGatgagtgggagggaggggcagagggaacgGGCAGGAGGGGCGCTGTCCAGCCCCTGAGCCAGGCCCCTCCCTGGGTTGCCTCTCCCAGATGCTGGAGCCTTCCCTGCTGCTGCTGGCAGCCCTCTTGCTGGGCCTGGCGCTGCTCGTGCCCCTGCTCTTCCCGAGGCTTTGGAACTTGCTCCGCATCAGCTGGGACGAGAAGGTCCTGCAGCCCATCTCCAACCTGCTCATGGGCAACAGCAAGGAGCAGCGGATCCTGCGTCATGTGCTGCAGCACGCGGTGGCCGGGGACCCACAGAGCGTGATCGAGGCCATCGACTTCTACTGCTCCCAGAAGGAATGGTCCATGAACGTGGGCGACAAGAAAGGCAGGTGGCGCAGGAGGGGACCCGGGCCTGGCTGCTGCCCTCAGGGGGACAGAGAGGTCTGGACAGGCTGCGTAGGAGCCGGGGGTTCAGGGTTCCCCACTGCAGACCAAttcagccaacagtgctcaggcaccCTGCCCCCATCCCGTCCTGCAGAGCTGGGTGCTATGGCAGGGCCGACAGTGGGTTCGTGGGGCCTCAGGAGGGTGAAGGCACGTGGCTTAGACTCCAGCATGCCTAGCTCCTGACCTTTGGGCTTTGGCCACCAGAATAGGCACATGCTGTGTCCTGGAGATGGGGGCGGCCACTCTTTGTCCAGAGCCTTCCCATGGGTGCCCTAGGTAGGGGCAAGCTGGGGTCAGCCAGGGATGGTGGAGGGAGGTGCCAGCAGTGCCTGGAGCCGGGTGGGGGTTGCCCCCCCCCCGACTCTTACCCCGACTCCCCCCCGCAGGTGAGATCGTGGATGAGGTGGTACGGGAGCAGCATCCCTCTGTGTTGCTGGAGCTGGGGGCCTACTGCGGCTACTCAGCCGTGCGGATGGCCCGCCTGCTGTACCCCGGCGCCCGCCTGCTCACCATCGAATTCAACCCTGACTATGCTGCCATCACCCAGCAGATGGTGGAATTCGCCGGTGTACAGGACAGGGTATGGCACCCGCCccagggagagaagctgggggagggggtcgggGTGGGTGAGGAGGACTCTGGTCACCATACCCTCAGCTGGCCCCTAAAGTGGCCTTGCTGCCAGGGTTTCTGTGCGGGCCTGGATACTCGCTAAGTCGGGGAGCTACGGTGGGCCCAGACGGGCAGGCTCTTACCCCCACTGGGCGTAGCCACTCACAGAGCCTTCCTGCAGGTCACTGTGATTCTGGGGGCGTCCCAGGACATCATCCCGCAGCTGAAGAAGAAGCATGATGTGGACACGCTGGACATGGTTTTCATTGACCACTGGAAGGATCGGTACCTGCCAGACCTGCTGCTCCTGGAGGTGAGCCCAGAGCGCCCCAGGAAGGGCCCCGTGCCCACCTGTGGCTGGAGGGCCTGAGTGTGCCCCGGCGGAGGTGGGGGTTGGCGGGGTGTTGACCGGCTGAGATCAGGAAACACTGAAGGGTGATTGGATTTCCTGATTTGGGATGAGGGGATCCCAGGTCTGGGGTAATGGAGAAGGGACCTAGGTCTGGGGTAGGGGACCCCAGGCCTGGGATGAGGGAGGAGGGTCCCCAGGACTGGcatgaggggaggagggggttcTGCACAGAGGGTTTGACCCCACCAAGGCAGGGCCCAAACTCCCAGACCTGAAGGGAAAGGAGGGTAGGGACATGCCCGTTTCCCTTGTGCTGCAAAGACTATCTTGCCTAACTTCCCCAGGAAGTGTGTGCACCCCTCTGCGCCCCATTCCTCAGCTCTCATTACCATGGGGATGGGGCTTGAGGCACCGCAAAGGGCCAGGAAGCAGCTGACACATGTGGCGCTCAGCATGGGCCCCAGCTGGTGGCTCCCAGGTGCTCCAGGAGACTTTGAGAAGCTCCTTAGTTGGCTCTCCAGGGGACTTGGGACGCTGTGCCCTGTCCCCTATGACCTCTCTGCCTGATGGCCGGTGTAGGGCTGGTCCACATTGTGCATCCTGTGCTCCCCTCGGAGTGGACACTGCCAAGTGCAGAGGGACTGTGGGTTGGGGCGAGGAGTGGGGAGCGGCCGCAACTCCTCAAACTTACTGGAGGCCGGGCAGGGCCTCTCATCTAGAGGATGTGCTGCTGATGTGGAAGGCCGGACAGCTGGGCCTGGTGGGTTTGGCAGGACATGGAGTGTGGGGCCACTGGGCAAGGGTCTAGCACCGAGGATCTGGAATAACCACGAAGGGGCTTTATGCCACTGAGGATGGGCTCAGACCTGTGTTCCAGAAAGACCACTGTTGGAAGAGTGCAGAGGGTGGGTTAATGCAGATTAATATCCCCCAGTCCCCCCAAAAGCCTGAGCCCCCAGAGTGGagcggggagggggtctgggaACTGGAAGTCAAACAGGCAGAGCCCCAGAGGCCAGGAGGGAGGCAGCTATGAGAGGCCCACCCCCAAGGAGAAGGGCACAGTCCTGGGAATCAAGAATGAGGCAAAGGTCAGGCTGCTGACCCAGCAGGGCCTGtgcactgggggtgggtgggggtggattTTCAGCagctttggggggagggtgtatgagagagagacagagacagagaagaagaagaagaagaagaagaagaagagagagagagagagagagagagagagagagagagagagagagagagagagagataattacCAGGGCTGGCATTTATAGAAAAGCAGCAAATATTGCCATTTAGTAACTAGGAAACTAATAGTTTTCTCAgcgctgtgtgctcagagctggtAATTATCTCAGAAGACAAGAGTCGTGGCCTGGGAGTGGTGGCAGTGCACTCTCTCTGTGCGTCTTGCAGCTGGTGCCAGGGGCCCCTGGCTGCTGGGCCGGGATGCAGGCCAAGGGGCCAAGGGGTTGGCCGGGAGGTGGCTTTCAGCTTTGGGTGGGTGCTGCGAGGAGGCCTCAGTCCCTAGCCAAAGGCTTCTCCACAGGTTGTTTTTAGGTCCTCACCACATGGTGGCTGACTTTCCCTAGAACTAgaggcacagacagacagacagacagatagacagacagaggcTAGAGCTTGTACCACCCCATCAATCAAGCCATACACGGTCATTTCCACCTCCTTTTTCAGATAAAAGCCAGACACTGAGCGACCAgggagctagtacagcgggtaaagtaCTAGCTTTGCAGCAGCtcacccagttttgatccccaatactccatggtcctctgagttctgccaggagtggcccctgagcacagaaccaggagtaagtccctgagcatcaccaggctccccaccctcacccccaccccacccccaaaataagctGAGCCGTGAACCCAGTGGAGAATGAGATCCATATCTTGCAGGAGAGGCAGCGACAGGTCTGTGAGCATAGCCTAACCCAGCCCGCACTCCTGCCTCTTGGCCCTCTGAATAACCGTTCCTCCCCACAGAGACAGATTGGGCTTCTGGCTGGGATTCTCTGGGCGAGGGCTGGGGTGTCTTCCATCCAGGGCCTGTGGGGCctaggccaggcaggccaggcttcccctctgcccctgtgCGACCCACTGGGATGATCAGGTCCGAGCACCTCTAAAGGTGACCacggttgggggctggagcgatagcacagcgggtagggtgtttgccttgcacgcggctgacccgggttctaatcccagcatcccatatggtcccctgagcactgtcaggggtaattcctgagtgaagagccaggagtaacccctgtgcatcgccaggtgtgacccaaaaaccaaaaaaggtgaCCGCGGttgcttcctctccttcctccttcagtTTCCCCTGAGCTTTGAGTGTCTGAAGCTGTGCCACCAGTGGCCAGTGGCCTTATGAAGCTggcccaggagtagccccccacAGAGGCATCTCGCTGTGCCTCAGGCCCTGGGCCGGGCACCCTCTGGGCTGCCTGCTCTTCTTGGTTTTCAGCCAAGaagttctttttcttgcttaGTGAAAACACTCCATGATTCATGGTGGTACTTTCCATTCTCACTTGGCAGGACTGGATACAAAGCTGTTTCCCACGCCTCCGGCTGAAGGGGTCCCCTCTCCCCCGCCACGCCCCCCACGGCCACAGGCGGGAAGTGACCACAGGCCTGGGGCCGTATATTGCTCAGCCTCCGTGTTCTTTTTTGGGGCACTGTCCGATAGTGCCctagggctactcccagctctgtgctgggggacagATACATCCTGGGTAGCCACATACAAGACAGGAGAGCCCCggctcccctgggcccctcagcctctatacaggggtcacacctggagagaCTCCATTCCTGCTGGTAGTTTGACACCCAGgagcactttttgtttttttcgaGGAGGTcagacccagcggtgctcaggggttactcctggcttggcattcagggatcactcctggccatacacaggggaccatatgggatgccagggatcaaacctgggttggccgtgtgcaagatgaGCGCCTTACCCAATTTTTCTGGGGGgtccctgtttttattttcaatgtgtgagatttcttaatattcttacactttatcattttttttttaaaaaaagctccaTTCAGACCAGGTAGCTGCCCCCACCACCTCCTAACCCCACCACACCCCCGCCCAGCTTGCCCAGGTCCCCCCAGTGTGCCTCTGCCCCCTCCTGGCGGCTCCTTCCTCTGCAGCGAAGCCCAGGCTTGTGAACCAGGCTGGACACCGACTGACCTTGCTTGAGTTTGTCTGTGCAGAGACCACtggggggcaggcttgaggcTATGGAGGTCTCccctaccctcccctccccacttagTCCTGCAGGGTCATCTGGTCAAGGACGATTCCTCTTTTAGGgagccccccagcacccaccGTCTCCCTTGGAGGATTCACATGCTCCTGGCCCTGGTGACCAAGGCATCCACTGACCTTGAGTTGATGCTGTGCCTGgacaccaccccgcccccactccacccctcagCACTGGTCGTCTCCCTCACTCTACAGGCATTGAGCGAACACCCTCAGGCCACCTCACACTAGAAACCGGGGACCTGGAACTAAACAGAGCAACAGCAACACATACCTTCCTCggagggctggaggtggggctcAAGCTCAGGTTCCCCAGCTCCTGTAGTGTGGGGCTGGGGTGGCACTGAGCCGAGGGCCAGGCATGCCAAGATATGAAGCTACCAGCCGCCGGCCATGGCACCCCTCACTGCAACTCCCCTTCACCTTCCTGACCCTTGCAGGAGTGTGGTTTGTTACGGAAGGGGACGGTGTTGCTGGCAGACAACGTCATCTACCCAGGATCCCCGGACTTCCTGGCCTACGTGCGTGGGAACAGCCGCTTTGAGTGCACTCACTTTACCTCGTTCCTGGAGTACTCGCAGGTGGTGGATGGCCTGGAGAAGGTCGTCTACAAGGGCCCAGACAGCCCAGGGCGGTCCTGACCACCCACTCCTAAGGGCTGTCCCCACCCTCTGGCCTGAAGGGTGGGTGCACTCTGGCTCCTGCGGATCCTGCAGGCGGCACCCTAACAGTACACTTGAGGCCCATGGTCACCGACTACCCGAGCTCAGCCCTCTGCACACACTGCCCGGCCCAAACGCACCCACTCCCATGCAGCATCA encodes:
- the COMT gene encoding catechol O-methyltransferase, producing the protein MLEPSLLLLAALLLGLALLVPLLFPRLWNLLRISWDEKVLQPISNLLMGNSKEQRILRHVLQHAVAGDPQSVIEAIDFYCSQKEWSMNVGDKKGEIVDEVVREQHPSVLLELGAYCGYSAVRMARLLYPGARLLTIEFNPDYAAITQQMVEFAGVQDRVTVILGASQDIIPQLKKKHDVDTLDMVFIDHWKDRYLPDLLLLEECGLLRKGTVLLADNVIYPGSPDFLAYVRGNSRFECTHFTSFLEYSQVVDGLEKVVYKGPDSPGRS